From a region of the Streptomyces caniferus genome:
- a CDS encoding cupin — MTPTPIDLFASFLHLRPDGRVHAERPVFAPGRDGWQLMTFRAETDADVHAGHWEVHPEADEVVSCLTGGIRLCLRPERPGEAEEEIAVAAGTAVIVPRGRGHRIALDGPSDIMSVTLPHGSRLEKRTDPEQRAGVPAGA, encoded by the coding sequence ATGACGCCGACCCCGATCGACCTCTTCGCTTCCTTTCTCCACCTCCGCCCCGACGGCCGGGTGCACGCCGAGCGGCCCGTGTTCGCGCCCGGGCGGGACGGCTGGCAGCTCATGACCTTCCGTGCGGAGACCGACGCCGACGTCCACGCCGGCCACTGGGAAGTCCACCCCGAAGCGGACGAGGTCGTCTCCTGCCTCACCGGCGGGATACGCCTGTGCCTCCGCCCGGAGCGGCCGGGAGAAGCGGAGGAGGAGATCGCGGTGGCGGCCGGAACCGCGGTGATCGTGCCGCGCGGGCGAGGGCACCGGATCGCGCTGGACGGCCCCAGCGACATCATGTCCGTCACCCTGCCGCACGGCAGCCGCCTGGAGAAGCGGACCGACCCCGAACAGCGGGCCGGAGTCCCGGCCGGGGCCTGA
- a CDS encoding alpha/beta fold hydrolase — protein sequence MDLRGLRVRGRRLYAAAGALAVLIGGGTWAAASSDAAPAVHRADRMMTIPDRPGSKKQVRIDTSFFTAGSSARRRPAVLLAHGFGATKATLRPQAEKLARDGYAVLTWSARGFGRSTGKIGLNDPHGEVADVRRLIDWLAERPEVRLDKAGDPRVGVAGGSYGGAISLLAAGYDRRVDAIAPQITYWNLADALFPHGVFKKLWAGIFFTTGPAGTPTGTAGVTPAAPGGCVRFEPELCRTYERVAVRGRPDEAARRLLESRSPSAVGDRIKVPTLIMQGQNDSLFPLDQADAMQRAIRKNGAPVDVDWIAGGHDGGDRELARLESRTKDWFDRYLKGDEHAATGPGFRISRTGGVDSTDGAVRLRGASADRYTGLDNDPRRIRLAGRTQTFSNPAGAGPPNISAVPGVGALGNLSSLGTGGLSLDFPGQYAAFASAPLRTPVHLTGSPTATVHLRSSSRDAVFFAKVYDVAPDGRRQVLPHQLVTPYRVKDAHDGRTVRLRLPAVDHDLAAGHRLRLVLSATDLGYASPAEPATYTVSLRGGALDVPTAPQVRSAPAALPAWTWQLPAAAAVVAALLLLTARRRTAAPAPDPALAGVPLQITGLTKRYAKSATLPRALDSVRAGETPTAVQDLTFRVEKGQVLGLLGPNGAGKTTTLRMLMGLITPDEGEIRIFGQAVRPGAPVLSRVGAFVEGAGFLPHLSGRANLELYWQATGRPAADAHLDEALEIAGLGDALQRAVRTYSQGMRQRLAIAQAMLGLPDLLILDEPTNGLDPPQIREMREVMIRYAAAGRTVIVSSHLLSEVEQSATHLVVMDRGRLVQAGPVAEIVGSGDTVLVGVAEAVGDAVVEKVAALPGVVSAVRAEGGLLVRLDGATTTHLLTELLRLEVAVDRIGPHRRLEDAFLTLIGGDR from the coding sequence ATGGATCTCCGAGGACTCAGAGTGCGCGGACGCCGCCTGTACGCCGCGGCGGGTGCGCTGGCCGTCCTCATAGGAGGCGGCACCTGGGCGGCCGCCTCATCGGACGCCGCACCCGCCGTACACCGTGCGGACCGCATGATGACGATCCCCGACCGGCCCGGCAGCAAGAAGCAGGTGCGGATCGACACCTCCTTCTTCACCGCGGGGAGCTCCGCGCGGCGGCGGCCCGCGGTGCTGCTCGCCCACGGCTTCGGTGCCACCAAGGCCACCCTCCGTCCGCAGGCCGAGAAGCTGGCCCGGGACGGATACGCGGTCCTGACCTGGTCGGCACGCGGCTTCGGCAGGTCCACCGGGAAGATCGGGCTGAACGACCCGCACGGCGAGGTCGCCGACGTCCGCCGGCTGATCGACTGGCTGGCCGAGCGCCCCGAGGTGCGGCTCGACAAGGCCGGCGACCCCCGGGTGGGCGTCGCCGGCGGTTCCTACGGCGGCGCCATCTCGCTGCTGGCGGCCGGCTACGACCGGCGCGTCGACGCCATCGCCCCGCAGATCACCTACTGGAACCTCGCCGACGCCCTCTTCCCGCACGGGGTGTTCAAGAAGCTGTGGGCGGGGATCTTCTTCACCACCGGTCCGGCGGGCACGCCCACCGGCACGGCGGGCGTCACACCCGCGGCGCCCGGCGGCTGTGTGCGGTTCGAGCCGGAGCTGTGCCGGACGTACGAGCGGGTCGCCGTCCGCGGCAGACCGGACGAGGCGGCCCGGCGGCTCCTGGAGTCCCGCAGCCCGTCCGCCGTCGGCGACCGCATCAAGGTGCCGACCCTGATCATGCAGGGCCAGAACGATTCGCTGTTCCCCCTCGACCAGGCCGACGCCATGCAGCGGGCGATCCGCAAGAACGGCGCGCCGGTCGACGTCGACTGGATCGCCGGCGGGCACGACGGCGGGGACCGGGAGCTCGCCCGTCTCGAATCCCGGACGAAGGACTGGTTCGACCGCTACCTGAAGGGCGACGAGCACGCCGCCACCGGGCCCGGGTTCCGCATCAGCCGCACCGGGGGAGTGGACTCCACCGACGGCGCGGTGCGGCTGCGCGGCGCGAGCGCGGACCGCTACACGGGCCTGGACAACGATCCCCGGCGCATCCGGCTCGCGGGCCGCACCCAGACCTTCAGCAACCCGGCCGGCGCCGGACCGCCCAACATCTCCGCGGTGCCCGGCGTCGGCGCGCTCGGCAACCTCTCCTCGCTCGGCACCGGCGGCCTGTCCCTGGACTTCCCCGGCCAGTACGCCGCCTTCGCCTCGGCGCCGCTGCGCACCCCCGTCCACCTCACCGGCAGCCCCACCGCCACCGTCCACCTGCGGTCCAGTTCCCGGGACGCGGTGTTCTTCGCCAAGGTCTACGACGTCGCCCCGGACGGCCGCCGCCAGGTCCTGCCCCACCAGCTCGTCACGCCCTACCGCGTCAAGGACGCCCACGACGGCCGGACCGTGCGGCTGCGGCTGCCCGCCGTCGACCACGACCTCGCGGCCGGCCACCGGCTGCGGCTGGTGCTCTCCGCCACCGACCTCGGCTATGCCTCACCCGCCGAACCCGCCACCTACACCGTCTCCCTGCGGGGCGGCGCCCTCGACGTGCCCACCGCACCCCAGGTGCGCAGCGCCCCGGCCGCGCTGCCGGCCTGGACCTGGCAGCTGCCCGCCGCGGCCGCCGTGGTCGCCGCGCTGCTGCTGCTCACCGCCCGCCGCCGGACCGCGGCGCCCGCCCCCGACCCGGCGCTCGCCGGGGTCCCGCTGCAGATCACCGGCCTGACCAAGCGGTACGCCAAGTCCGCGACCCTTCCCCGAGCCCTCGACTCCGTTCGGGCAGGGGAGACCCCGACTGCCGTCCAGGACCTCACCTTCCGCGTCGAGAAGGGGCAGGTGCTCGGACTGCTGGGGCCCAACGGCGCCGGCAAGACCACCACCCTGCGCATGCTGATGGGGCTGATCACGCCCGACGAGGGCGAGATCAGGATCTTCGGGCAGGCCGTCCGGCCGGGCGCTCCGGTGCTGTCGAGGGTCGGGGCGTTCGTCGAGGGCGCCGGCTTCCTGCCGCACCTGTCCGGCCGCGCCAACCTGGAGCTGTACTGGCAGGCCACCGGCCGGCCCGCCGCCGATGCGCACCTCGACGAGGCACTGGAGATCGCCGGTCTCGGCGACGCCCTGCAGCGCGCCGTACGCACCTACTCCCAGGGCATGCGGCAGCGGCTCGCGATCGCCCAGGCCATGCTCGGCCTGCCGGATCTGCTGATCCTCGACGAGCCGACCAACGGGCTCGACCCGCCGCAGATCCGGGAGATGCGCGAGGTGATGATCCGCTACGCCGCCGCCGGGCGCACCGTCATCGTCTCCAGCCATCTGCTGTCCGAGGTCGAACAGAGCGCCACGCACCTGGTCGTGATGGACCGTGGCCGGCTGGTGCAGGCCGGTCCGGTCGCCGAGATCGTCGGCTCCGGGGACACCGTCCTGGTCGGCGTCGCGGAAGCGGTCGGCGACGCCGTGGTGGAGAAGGTGGCCGCGCTGCCGGGCGTCGTCTCGGCCGTACGGGCCGAGGGCGGCCTCCTCGTACGGCTGGACGGCGCCACCACCACCCACCTGCTCACCGAACTGCTCCGGCTGGAGGTCGCGGTGGACCGCATCGGCCCGCACCGCCGCCTGGAGGACGCCTTCCTCACCCTGATCGGAGGTGACCGATGA
- a CDS encoding alpha/beta hydrolase, with protein MDPELEAFIALFPPADLTDPVAERKNFADLAAAVPAPDTSAMEIEDRTVPSLDHPTAFEGERPRSPDVAVRIYRPHRARGALVWLHGGGFVMGSLETEHPWAARIADLSGAVVISVDYRLAPENRFPAALDDAYAVLTWTAEHAAALGIDPQRIAVGGHSAGGGLAAAVALRARDQQGPPLHFQLLNQPGLDDRQETWSARHFTATPWMNRDKVTAIWRHYLGSAPASPYAAPARATDLSGLPPAYVATAELCPNRDEDIDYALRLLRAGVPVELHQWPGTFHGSQAILSAEVSQRQIAELAAALRRALAE; from the coding sequence ATGGATCCCGAACTGGAAGCATTCATCGCGCTGTTCCCCCCGGCCGACCTGACCGACCCGGTCGCCGAGCGGAAGAACTTCGCCGACCTGGCCGCCGCGGTGCCGGCACCGGACACCTCGGCCATGGAGATCGAGGACCGCACGGTGCCCTCCCTCGATCACCCCACTGCGTTCGAGGGGGAAAGACCCCGTTCCCCGGACGTGGCGGTGCGCATCTACCGCCCGCACCGGGCGCGGGGCGCCCTCGTCTGGCTGCACGGCGGCGGATTCGTCATGGGCAGCCTGGAGACCGAACACCCGTGGGCCGCCCGCATCGCCGACCTCTCCGGAGCGGTGGTGATCTCGGTGGACTACCGCCTGGCCCCCGAGAACCGGTTCCCGGCCGCCCTGGACGACGCCTACGCCGTACTGACCTGGACGGCCGAGCACGCGGCCGCACTCGGCATCGATCCGCAGCGGATCGCGGTCGGCGGTCACAGCGCCGGCGGCGGGCTCGCCGCCGCGGTGGCCCTGCGGGCGCGCGACCAACAGGGGCCGCCCCTCCATTTCCAGCTGCTCAACCAACCCGGGCTCGACGACCGTCAGGAGACCTGGTCGGCACGGCACTTCACCGCGACGCCCTGGATGAATCGCGACAAGGTCACCGCCATATGGCGCCACTACCTGGGCTCCGCACCCGCCTCGCCGTACGCCGCCCCGGCCCGGGCCACCGACCTGTCCGGCCTGCCGCCCGCCTACGTCGCCACCGCGGAGCTCTGCCCGAACCGCGACGAGGACATCGACTACGCACTGCGCCTGCTCCGGGCGGGCGTCCCGGTCGAACTGCACCAGTGGCCCGGCACCTTCCACGGATCGCAGGCGATCCTCTCCGCCGAGGTGTCGCAGCGGCAGATCGCCGAACTCGCCGCGGCCCTGCGCCGCGCCCTGGCCGAGTGA
- a CDS encoding PucR family transcriptional regulator, protein MEALALRLSHLDSHVEGAIRVLMFYDTLMRRRVDLPALARASAGLAECVTGIRLHGTGRVLRVSPDGREAPAPPPAPSSTTPITLDDEEIGTVWLERPAAPGPLDLDELLLDRLALAAAAVVERYGPARTTMADPALVELAISSDSDEAARARALRLLGFAADLPVRVVAVRSELPLDRVGGLLCPARPVKAALLGDVGVVLATTVDPARLPAGVRAGIGAAESPDRSWRQARTALRFAGPREPVVRYDDLGALALLAEIPRDAVRDNADVAALARLAGSPDELATLDAYCATGSLRRAADLLHLHHSSVARRLEQIGRTLGIALTEPTGLVRARVALAVRRLLDD, encoded by the coding sequence ATGGAGGCACTGGCCCTGCGGCTGTCGCATTTGGATTCCCACGTCGAGGGCGCGATCCGGGTCCTCATGTTCTACGACACGCTGATGCGCCGACGGGTGGACCTCCCGGCGCTCGCGCGGGCGTCGGCGGGCCTGGCCGAGTGTGTGACCGGGATCCGGCTCCACGGCACGGGGCGGGTGCTCCGCGTCTCGCCCGACGGCAGGGAGGCGCCCGCCCCGCCGCCGGCCCCCTCCAGCACGACACCGATCACACTCGACGACGAGGAGATCGGCACGGTGTGGCTGGAGCGCCCGGCCGCGCCCGGCCCGCTCGACCTCGACGAGCTGTTGCTGGACCGGCTGGCCCTCGCCGCCGCGGCGGTCGTCGAGCGGTACGGTCCGGCCCGCACCACCATGGCCGACCCCGCCCTCGTCGAACTGGCCATCAGCTCCGACAGTGACGAGGCGGCCAGGGCCCGGGCGTTGCGGCTCCTGGGGTTCGCCGCCGACCTGCCGGTCCGGGTCGTCGCCGTACGGTCGGAGCTCCCGCTCGACCGGGTCGGCGGCCTGCTCTGCCCGGCCCGCCCGGTGAAGGCGGCGCTGCTCGGCGACGTGGGCGTCGTCCTGGCCACCACCGTGGACCCGGCCCGGCTGCCGGCGGGCGTACGCGCGGGCATCGGCGCCGCCGAGAGCCCCGACCGCTCCTGGCGGCAGGCCCGCACCGCCCTCCGCTTCGCCGGCCCGCGCGAACCCGTCGTCCGCTACGACGACCTGGGCGCGCTGGCGCTCCTGGCCGAGATCCCCCGGGATGCCGTACGCGACAACGCCGACGTGGCCGCGCTCGCCCGGCTCGCGGGCAGCCCGGACGAGCTGGCGACCCTGGACGCCTACTGCGCCACCGGCTCCCTGCGCCGCGCCGCCGACCTTCTCCACCTGCACCACAGCAGCGTCGCCCGCCGGCTGGAACAGATCGGGAGGACCCTGGGCATCGCACTCACCGAGCCCACCGGGCTGGTGCGGGCCAGGGTCGCCCTCGCCGTGCGGCGGCTGCTCGACGACTGA